GGGCAGCGTGCCCCATCCCATGGAAGAAAAGCACTGGATCCAGTGGATCGAGCTGGTCGCCGGAGACAAGGCCTACATGGAGTTTTTGAACCCCGGCCAGGCGCCGGAGGCCACCTTCCTGGTGGACGCCTCCGGGGTCACCGCCCGAGAGTATTGCAACCTCCACGGTCACTGGAAAGCCAGCGCCTAATCTAGAGATTTAGGAGATACCACATGAAAAAGTACGTGTGCGGCGTTTGCGGATACGTTTACGACCCCGAGGCCGGCGATCCCGACAGCGGCGTGGCCCCCGGCACCGCCTTTGAGGACCTGCCCGACGACTGGACCTGCCCGGTCTGCGGCGCCTCCAAGGACCAGTTCTCCCCCGAGGACTAGTTCCCGACCAGGGGCCGGGCCGCCCGTGGTCCGGCCCTTGTTTTGCTTTTCGCCATTAGGCGTGTCTAACTCAGTGAGCGGATGCTGTCATGAAACCGGTTGAGATCAAAAAAGACATTTATTGGGTGGGCGCGGTGGACTGGGACATCCGTGACTTCCACGGCTATTCCACCTACAAGGGCTCCAGCTACAACGCCTATTTGGCCAAGGACGAGAAGGTCGCTCTCTTCGACACCGTGAAGAAGCCCTTCTACATGGACCTGATGCACCGCATCCACAACCTCATG
This region of Desulfarculaceae bacterium genomic DNA includes:
- a CDS encoding rubredoxin is translated as MKKYVCGVCGYVYDPEAGDPDSGVAPGTAFEDLPDDWTCPVCGASKDQFSPED
- a CDS encoding desulfoferrodoxin, translating into MADRLQVYKCDVCGNIVELIKVGGGELVCCGEPMKLQSENTTDAAQEKHVPVIEKIDGGYKVTVGSVPHPMEEKHWIQWIELVAGDKAYMEFLNPGQAPEATFLVDASGVTAREYCNLHGHWKASA